From the genome of Nakamurella flavida:
CTTGCCGCCCAGCATCAGCTTGGTGAGCAGCGACAGTTTGGTCAGCAGGTCACCGCCCTGCCCGACCACGGGTGCCGTGCGGAGGAGAACCACCCGGGTGCCGGCGTCGACGGCAGGTGCGGTGGCACCCTCCCACTCGCCGCAGACCTCGGCCAGGAAGGTCGTGCCCTGGCCGGACTCCTCGGTCATGATCTCGTCGCCGCGATTGCCGTAGTACCCCGAGCCGGATGCGTTGATCAGCGTGGGCAACCCGGCTCCCGCCGCGGCCGCGGCCAGCAGGGTGGTGGGTCGCACGCGCGAGGTGAGGATCTGCTTCTTGTAGTCGTCGGTCCACCGGTGGTCGCCGACCCCGACACCGCAGAGGTTGACCACGGCGTCGGCGCCGTCGAGCACACCGGCGGGGAGGTCACCGGCGTCCGGGTCCCACCGCACCTCGTGCGGTGCGGTGGGCGCCCGGCGGACGAGGTGCACGACCTCGTCACCGCGCCCGGTCAGGGCGGTGGACAGCCGGGTTCCGAGGAACCCGCTCATTCCAGCGCCGACGATCCTCATCGCGCCACCACCGCCCCGACCGTTCGCGTCACAGACCCAGGTCCCCGGAGAACTCGCCGGCCTCGATGCGCTTCTTGACCGCGCCGAGGAAACGGGACGCGTCGGCCCCGTCGATGTTCCGGTGGTCGTAGGACAGCGCCAGGTAGCACATCGACCGGATCGCGATGACGTCGTTGCCGTCCGCGTCCTGGATGACCGCGGGCCGCTTGACGATGGCCCCTGTCCCGAGGATGGCCGACTGCGGCGGCACGAAGATCGGGGTGTCGAAGAGCGCCCCGACCGATCCGGTGTTGGTCACCGTGAGGGTGCCGCCGGACAGCTCGTCCGGACCGATCTTGTTGTTGCGTGTCCGCGCGGCCAGATCGGCGATCTTCCGGGCGATGCCGCCGAGATTGAGGTCGTCGGCGTTCTTGATCACCGGGACGATCAGCCCGCGGGGGGTGTCCACGGCGATGCCCAGGTTGACCGCCGGATGGTAGGTCAGCTCCTTGAGGTCGTCCGAGATCGTCGAGTTGATGATCGGGAACTGCTTGGCCGCCTCGAGGGTGGCCTTGACGAAGAACGGCAGGAACGACAGCTTGACGCCCTCGCGGGCCTCGAACGCCGCCTTGGACCGCGCGCGCAGAGCCGCGACACGGGTGACGTCGACCTCGATGACCGTGGTGAGCTGAGCGGCCGTGTGCAGCCCGGCCAGCATGTTCTTGGCGATCGACTGACGGATCCGCGGCAGCTTCACCGTGGTCCCGATGAGCGCCGCGGCCTCCGGGCTGGGGGCGGCCGAGGGCTTGGCCGCCGCGGCGGGTGCCGCCTCGGCCGGAGCCGGAGCAGCCGGGGGAGCGGCCTGAGCTGCGGCCGCGGCGTCCGCGGCGGCCTGGACGTCCTCCCGACGGATGCGGCCGCCCACTCCGGTGCCGGACACCGAGGCCAGGTCGACCTGCAGGCCGGCGGCGAACTTGCGGATCACCGGGGTGACGTAACCGGCCGCACCGGTCGACTCCACGGCCGGCGGCTGCCAGGACGGCGTCGACGCAGCAGCGGGCGCGGCGGGCGCGGACGGCGCCGAGGGTTCCGTGGACTTCGCGGGCTCGGCCTCGGCCTGCTTCGGGGGTTCGGTCTCCTCGGGCTGCTCCGCAGGCACCGTGTCCTTCGGCTCGGCCTTCGGTGCAGGCGCCTCGGCCCGGGGTGCAGGCGCTTCCGCCTCCGGTGCCTTCGCGGCGGGCTCGGCCGGCTTCGGGGCGAGCTCGGGCGAGGCGGCGGACGCGTCGCCGATGAGGGCGAGCTGGGCGCCGACCTCGACGGTCTCGTCCTCGGCCACGGAGATCTCCAGCAGGGTGCCGGCGACGGGCGACGGGACCTCGGTGTCGACCTTGTCGGTGGACACCTCGAGCAGGGGCTCGTCGACCGCGACCTGGTCGCCGACCTTCTTCAGCCAGCGGGTGACGGTGCCCTCGGTGACGCTCTCGCCCATCTCCGGCAGGGTCACGGCGGTGCCCTGGGCGGCGGATGCGGTGCCCGCGGTGGGCTTCTCGGCCGCGACCTCGGCGTCGGTGGACGGCGCATCGGGGGCGTTGCCGGCGCTGGAGTCCAGCGGACCGGCCTCCGGCTCGGGCTGGGCGTCGACCCCGGTGGCGGCCTCGTCCTCGGCGGCCCCCTCGGCGTCCGGCGGCAGGTCGCCGCTGCCGCCCTCGGTGACCTGCTCGTCGGCGGCGGGACCGTCGTCCGACGACTCACCACCGGAACCGTCACCGATCACGGCGAGCTCGGCACCGACCTCGGCGGTCTCGTCCTCGGCCACCACGATCCGTTCCAGGACCCCGGCCACCGGGGACGGGATCTCGGTGTCGACCTTGTCGGTGGAGACCTCGAGCAACGGCTCGTCGACGGCGACCTCGTCACCGACCTGCTTGAGCCACCGGGT
Proteins encoded in this window:
- a CDS encoding TIGR01777 family oxidoreductase; this translates as MRIVGAGMSGFLGTRLSTALTGRGDEVVHLVRRAPTAPHEVRWDPDAGDLPAGVLDGADAVVNLCGVGVGDHRWTDDYKKQILTSRVRPTTLLAAAAAGAGLPTLINASGSGYYGNRGDEIMTEESGQGTTFLAEVCGEWEGATAPAVDAGTRVVLLRTAPVVGQGGDLLTKLSLLTKLMLGGKLGDGRQYLPWISLTDQIAAILFLLDADGSTRGGASGADATRVAGAVNMAAPHPVTNAEFTRTLGSVLNRPTPWVVPGFALHLILGQFAEEILGGQRAVPEVLTRAGYAFAHPTLAAALRAETS
- the sucB gene encoding 2-oxoglutarate dehydrogenase, E2 component, dihydrolipoamide succinyltransferase; its protein translation is MSHSVQMPALGESVTEGTVTRWLKQVGDEVAVDEPLLEVSTDKVDTEIPSPVAGVLERIVVAEDETAEVGAELAVIGDGSGGESSDDGPAADEQVTEGGSGDLPPDAEGAAEDEAATGVDAQPEPEAGPLDSSAGNAPDAPSTDAEVAAEKPTAGTASAAQGTAVTLPEMGESVTEGTVTRWLKKVGDQVAVDEPLLEVSTDKVDTEVPSPVAGTLLEISVAEDETVEVGAQLALIGDASAASPELAPKPAEPAAKAPEAEAPAPRAEAPAPKAEPKDTVPAEQPEETEPPKQAEAEPAKSTEPSAPSAPAAPAAASTPSWQPPAVESTGAAGYVTPVIRKFAAGLQVDLASVSGTGVGGRIRREDVQAAADAAAAAQAAPPAAPAPAEAAPAAAAKPSAAPSPEAAALIGTTVKLPRIRQSIAKNMLAGLHTAAQLTTVIEVDVTRVAALRARSKAAFEAREGVKLSFLPFFVKATLEAAKQFPIINSTISDDLKELTYHPAVNLGIAVDTPRGLIVPVIKNADDLNLGGIARKIADLAARTRNNKIGPDELSGGTLTVTNTGSVGALFDTPIFVPPQSAILGTGAIVKRPAVIQDADGNDVIAIRSMCYLALSYDHRNIDGADASRFLGAVKKRIEAGEFSGDLGL